The nucleotide window AGTGCAAATAGACATGGAAGAAAAATTCACAACCATAGGATCTCatgatggagagagagagattaaaATGTGGTAAAATGTGTGTTTCCAAGTAGTTATTAACCcctctaaaataaatatattgaattagaataatatatttttaattgatacTAATGTTATGGCAATGTGAGGAGAATTACGAATCTCACATTTGATGAAAGATGAGTGTTTAAGATAAGATACTCAACTCACTTGTATGCTTACAATGTTTACTAATATGTGTGTAATATGTGTggattattttaacaaattaataataaacttttaaacatgttattttttcacaGTATGTTGCTTAGACTTTTATATatctaaatttcattaaaatttcaAGGTGTAATGCGCAAGTTGGTGAATTCTCGTACGGGTGATGCAGTTACTggttttttaatcaaaataactgATGTgtgtaatataaattatttttttacctaaatttgttttttttcatcaaattgcTCCTCTAATTTTCCGTTTTTCTCATGCTCACCCTTTCTCAGGTATTCAGAAAATCTATGAAAAGAAGGTGAACCATCACATTGCAATTGAGGTTCTTAAATGTTTTTctgaaagaattaaaaaaaaaatattctcaatCATAACTTTACAGGTTGTCAGTTCAACATGCAATGCTTAAAGCATTCTAAAATGAGATATTGGAATACATGGAGTTGATGGGTAAAGCTAACCCATACCTTTTATGTGTTacatataaaaacaaaagatgaatatttgtataCTCTATTTTTAATCGTCAAAGAGAAGTctttaatatcatatatgagaTTGAAGGTAGGAAAAAGTTTGTTACTGCAACTAATGTGTTTGGAAACAACTTACTACGCTTATAGCAGCAGACTTAAGTCATTTTTCACTCATTGATCGACAATCAAATAGAGATGTTAAAATGCAAAGAGAACTTTGTTGGTTTAAAGTAATATAAAGATTACCCCTTCTTCTAATCTTCTGGAATAATAAAAACTTAgacatttaaaaattaacattcAATAGTTTAAAATTTGTATTATCTTTTATCAATGATTCGAATGTAATTGATAAGTTGTTGTTATTCTTTGTAGgagatagaaaatattttgtcTCTAATGTTCAAAAAAGTTAAAACCTCAAGTGGTGTAAGGAATTGTTAGTTTTGAGTGTACAAAAAAGACCACAACACCGCATTTGGTGTGATTGATGCTCATTATGAGCAATACATTTTCTACAACTTAATTATAGTAATAGCAAAGAAAAGTTTTCTTTCTTCCTCGTGACAATTGTAACTGAATTTATCACATCGACTGCATCTGTTTTGCTGACTTATGATGAGATTATTACGTTCTGGTTATGATAATAAAGTTGTCGTAAGCATAGTGCCAATAAAGTTAATTCATACTcatatcaaacttttttttgtctGCAGTGTTCTTGTTGGTTGTCTTCGGTTATAATCGTATTGCgacctttttaaaattttacataatTGCAACCAAGAAAGGTGCAGCGCTTCACTAGTTGcaaaaagacacttaaaaatTTGTAGAAGTTTGTATGTGTTTAAGaacatttttgttatttgagtGCAAATGTGACAAAGTTTGCCTACATGTACGTCTATTCAAACATTATGTCCGTACAATTATTACCATTTTGACTTGTagtaattaatcatatattctTTATGTACTACTTGCGTCTAGACGGGCACTCCCCTGCTCGTCTGTTCGctctttctactgcgctaacgcATGTAACTCATAAACAATATGTTTTTCAACATCAATgttggtttagtttttttagttttttttgtatatatcttGGAGcaaattattagaattaaaagaatgattaaacttgataaaaaaaaaaatcaaacttgataaaaatattaatttcgtATAGTAGCTATGAataaagagatataaatagatatctaccaaaaaaaaagagatcAATATAAATAAACAGTAAAAGAATAAGAGAGGATTAGAACACACCGTAATTGTTATTAATTAATACAAATGGTTTTAAAGATAAGATAATTGACATATCTCTCACTCAACACACTTCATACATACGACCCAAGATGCTCacaataaaatagaaatataaatgaaacataaaaaaattataatatcaaCCCGTTTTCGAAAACCTCATTGTGATTCCAAATGCATAATTAATCTTTTTAGCCATTATCATTCTTTAACACTTTTCATTTCATTGGCATAGAATAAAGTTTTGACAACATAGCATAGAATAAAGTTTGTTACATAATCACTTCGTTAAAGTGTATTTCAGAACATGTATATTTACCTTTAGAGCTTTCTCCCACCACTTATGGTTCTTATTCTCTACTCTATGTTTGAGGCTGAAATGTGTTTAGCTGTTGAACTTGGGTAATAGTATACTTGAGTAacaaaaagcaaagcaaataaaaaataagtccAAAGGTACAAATCACAAAACCAAATTGGATCTTTACTTATAgttatatttgaaaataaaaccaaaaccaaatcattttgtttgaaataaaaaaaaaataagacatgTTCATCATCTCTACTTACATCACACTCTCATTATCTACAAAATAAATGaagagaataaaattaattgtaGATGTGAGCATTTGCATTTAGTCCACTGTCAAAGGGTGACCTAGATGGCTCCCTATTTTCCTTACATATTATTTTATCTCTCCCCTTTCTATACTCTTGTCCTCTATCTCACATTGAACAGAGTTTGATCgaaaataaatagtaaatgcAAAAAGAGAcataatcaatttttataaatcaattgGTTTGTAAATCAATTACATTGCCGCCAAGGGCATCCCAAATCCTTGTATTTTGAGTTAAGTGGTGTTCGATTGTACATAACCTTTCGATCAACTCCGTCGTGATACAATTGTTGCGCGACCATGAACAACCACTTATTTCTTTTGTGAAGACTTTGCACCATCGAAGGGTGGCCTTATGTCTCATACTTCTCTACCATTTTCTTTGTCTTTTGTCTTTCCATTTTTTCAGACGATGTCTCTCACATAAAGCATATCTCATGAATGTTTGGTATATATTATGTCACCATATCCTTATGCAGCAAACAACTGAGTCAACATGAAGTAACATAGTAAGAAGCATAATGTTGATTATTTAGTTTGATCTCCTAACCAGACATAATTATTTGAACAAGACATCTTTAAAAACATTACAAAGCATCGAGCaccatagttttttttcttcttcttgaattTCACATACTTAAAATACAACATGGCAAAGAAATAAATGAGAAACTATATCAAACCAtggaaataaaaagagaaaaaaaattgttagaagaATAATCACTAAATGCATGTTAGAAGAATAATCAACAATCATTTCACATGCAGCAACTACACCTTATAGAAGAAACACAAAAATAAGAGACAAAGGAATTAGTGAAATAagtgtgaattttttttgaagtaagagCAAATCCATACAATCTTTTTTGGTGATACCTTCTCTATTGCTGTCATGGCTTGTGCATACGTTGATGCCACTACGGGCTGCcgctagggttgggaataggtcaggccaggccAGACTTTGAAAGGCCTGGCCTTCGAAAAATTATACAAGCctaagcctggcctatggcctatcatagACCGTTTTTCTTGGTCTGGCCTGACCTGGTCTGAAAGCCTAATTTGAAGCCTATTTAACATTATggtcatcaaatagttcattttacATACTAAATAGGCTAAACAGgccttaaagcctacttaaaagcctattttactaaaaacaaattttaacaacataacaagctgtttaaaagcctataacaacaaaacaacaaatcacaatgaatttagagctaataataataatctttcaTTAGTACTCATCAATGTTTATCAACCATTTGAGTACAATTcaccaaaaaatagaaaatcatatGATTTCATAAAGTGCTTGAtatgagaaaacaaaaaaaagaaatgagtgatAGAGTGACACTCATTAGTCATAGACTCATAGTCACATGGTCTTAGTCAAAACTCAAGTGTAGCAAAAGTCAGCATGTCAACATATCACTCATAGTCAGCTCCATGTACATAGACCACctaaaaaaccaaaatgataTCAAATCTTCAAGGTGTAGCAAAAGTCagcataattcaacatatcACATAAGTCAACAAATCACTCATCAGCTTCATGTACACAAACCAGCccaaaaaaccaaaatgataTCAAATCTTCAAGTTGATTTGTATCTCATCTTTATCAACCTTGggaaccaaaagaaaaaaaatactttagtTATTGGACTAACCAATACCATatgaatatatgaataaatattaGTAAAATATCATGACAAAGAATAACCTTTGATTTGTTCTTCACACCATACTTATGACGGAACCAATCACCACCACAAATGAGAGCTTCAACAGATTCTTCATTTAATCTAGAGCGAAATTCATCGATAACTCTACCTCCAGCACTGAATGTGGACTCGGATGCAACAATTGAGATTGGAATAGCTAGTATATCAACAGCCAACTTAGACAAGATCGTATACTTCATGTTGTTTTTCCTCCACCAGTCCAAAGCACTAAAGGATTCAGAGTTAGGAACAACATGACCTTGATCAAGATAATCTTGCAATTCTGACTTCGTAGGAGAAATGGCTTCTTGCTCCCGAATGGTTTGTAACAAGTCATCAATTCCAGTGGCATTTTTAACATTTGTTTGAGAGGAAGATGGATTATCACAATCCAAATTAACAGCAGGCATCAAATAAGACTCTTCCAAAGATAAGGCCACATActcatcatataataattccAAGGAACGCCTAACCTTCTCTATATTCTCATCAGAAACTTCCTTGGATTTATATATCTTGGGAAAACATATACAAACACTGTGAAATTAGCACCTAGGATCAAAAACACTAGCTATAGCCATCAACAAATTACACTCCCCCAGTATTTGTCAAACTTCTTTTTCATTGGTTTTGCCATTTCTCTCATAAAGAGATCTTCGTCTTCATCCGCCATATCAAGTACCTGCTTCACCGTCCAGACCTCTGGCAAATACAAATTTGCAGTTGGATACTCACTACCTACATTCAAAATAGTTATATTAAACACTAGTtatattaaacatttttaagagtaataaaatacaaaaattaaatagttgaGAAACTACCTGAGATCACATGAGTAGCAGAATTGAACACTTCTAGCAGTTTACACACTTTCTCAACTTTGTCCCATTCCTCAAATAAAGGGGCATGATCATAGTGAGGCTCTCTTTCTTTGTAGgttgaaaatacaattttaaatttcaaagcGGTTGACAACATATTGAAGGTTGAATTCCATCTTGTAGGACAATCGATGACGAGTTTCCTTTCTTTCAAACCTTTTTGCTCAACCACATCACATAAGTTCTTTAGCCTTGCATCATTGTGGTTAACATATTTGACACTCTCACgaatattaaaaatgatatccttaattttactaaggCCGTCCTGCACTAACAAATTCAAAATATGCGCACAACACCTAACATGAAACAAATCACCATTAAGGATTAACTTTCTACTCAGTGATATATTATCCCTAAGATATTTCAAGCACAAATCATTGTAAGCAACATTATCAACAGATACtgtaaatattttactttcaaTCCCCCAAGTTTTCAAACATTTATGAATAGCATCAGCCACGTCAATACCACGTCTTGGTGCATGCACTTTCACAAAACTCAAAACTCTTTTATGAAGATTCCATCCTGCATCAATGAAATGTCCTGTGATAACCATATATTCAACCACTTGATGGCTAGATTTCCACATATCTGTTGTTAAACTAATCTTGCTCACACTTTCCAGCTGTttctttaagattttttttcccattCTCGAATAGTTTCAAACAATCACTTCTTATTGTTTTATGAGTAACCTTGCGAAACTCAGGATTTGCATATTCAAATGCCCACATCCAAACATCATCCTCAACAACATTAAAAGGATATTCATGAACCATTACAGCAGTTGCAATTATTTCCCTCATCCTTTAATTAGAGTATCCAACACCAGAAGTAAGAAAGGGGTTACCTGAACTCACACGCTTAAATGGAATAGCAGCTTGTCTCTTTTCAGTAGCATCTTGCAATTTCTTGGCTGTGCAACTTACAAGATGTCGTTTCATTTGACTTGTGCTGGATCCTACCGTCCCAGTAGTATATTATGCTTTGCAGTGTTTACAAACAGCTCTAAACACACCATTAGTAATTTCCTTTTCATCGAAATCTTTCCAAATTACACTTgtttttttcctctttctcccAACAATTGGTTCAACTTGAGTTTCTTCTTCTTGGGTTGCATTTGCTTCTCCTTGAGTTGTGTTTGCTCCTGCTTGAGTTGGTTCTTCATTTGCTTGAGAAGACATTTGTTGTACATGGTAAAAACATTAATGAAAATGTGTTATATTAAGTAGAAAACtattaatcaattttattagtttttgctTATTGCCTTGTATATCAAAAAGAATATGATCAAAAATTTGATTACCCATCTATTTTCCTAATATTAGAAGCTCTtctatgacaaaaaaaatttaagtatgacataattacatgttaaaatcatgtaatttttttattacccgTTTATTTTCCTAATACAGTGTCAAAAATTAAACCCAGCTCAAATCACATGGATCCCAcagaaacataaacaaataaccCCACCATTAGATCTTGACATCAACAACTGTATAGAACACTATAGAAATGCTAATCACAGACAAAGAGACGCCACCATCATGATTCTATTTCTATGCATGCAAGCATGGAAATCACAAGAACAAACGCTATAAAAAGGGGAAAAATTTACTATCCGAGACAATGAAAAAAATCCAATAAAAACAGAAACCCAATATCAGAAAAATCTCAAAGATTCAATCTTTAGCTGAAAAAATTAAGTTCCAATCCAAATAACGAATATAAGAAGAACACTatgaagagataaaaaaaaaacaaaagaaaagaaagaagaaaaacctGAGGGGGTAAACCGTGCCATCTGAGGAACCAAAAAAGAGAGGGAAAGAGAGAGGGTTCAAACCTGATACGGCGGCGGCGGCGACGGTGATAAGGTAGCGGCGGCGGCGATAAGGTAGCTGCAGGCAACATCGATTCAAAAGGCAGCAGCGATTCAAGAGAAGCCAAAGGAATGGGAATTGGAAAATAAAGTTTGTCGTTtcgttttttttagaggacaaTGGGAATtggaaatgattttttgttgatatatattaatataataataattaggcctattaggcttaactTATGGGTATAAATAGGTCGGCCTATCAGGCTTAACATGCTTTTTTAAAAgcctaagcctggcctattTTATCAAATAGGCTTTTCTAAAAGCCTTAACTTggcctttttaataaataggtcaggccaggccaggcttaaacaggccaggtcgtaggcccctgtaggccggcctagCCAATTCCCAACCCTAGTTGCCGCTCCATTCCGTCGTTGACTTTGCCGGTGGCGAGGAAACTGTCATCCTCTTCCCCTTTCTCATATCTTTTCCGTCTCTAATTTATGTACCCCATTCAAAACCATTTCATCTCTCTATCTTCCTTCATGTCAGTGTTTCTTCTCTCTTGTGTggagcagttttttttttttaatgattatgttgAGCAGTTTTAAATAGAAGAAGAGCAAGACTCATTAACCTGTAATCGTAGAATATTCTGGTGGTGGGACAGAATATTTGGAATTGGGATGGACAGTAGTTTGCAATttgtcctctaaaaaaaagttgtttgtaatttgTTTCTGACTTAAGTTCTCATAAATATTGCGGCCAGTTTACTTCCCGTTAACAATTATGCAGTTACATGTTTTGAATCCAATTGCAGTTACTTTGAggcaaaaatgtatttaacttcaaaataaaaactgtattcagaaaaatgaaaattaaaacaaaaattgtgaaGGGTATTTTAGGCAGTAaaaataggctacaccaaaTCCATGTAGCAAGTATgaaaaattgataattgaaaTAAGTTCATGATGAAATAGTTTGAGATAcaaattgagagagagagagagagagagagagagttatgCCTTATGGAATTacaacatttttatttcattaaatagAAATTAAAGATACCAAATTCAAAAGTTAGTTTCCAAAAAAATGGAAGAGATAatataaggaagaaaaaaaaaatactataggAACTCCTACCACCATTGCATTGTAAAGGCCTCATAGCCacacattaaaattaaaaaaatgataaagcaAAGTTAGAAAGGAAATAAAGAAAGGATCCAGTGAGATGAAAGATGGAGAGAGTGATTCAAATACAGACAATCAACTTGAATTAGAaggaaatgataaaataaataaagatatgtACAAACAATTATAAGAATCAGGGAATGAATTAGTGTAAGTGGTACCCCTCATTTCATGTTGAAATTTCCAATTTAAGTGACCAAGCGTGACTTTAAAATTAATGGGAAGGTTAAGAATATCAATGAAAAGAAATGGTAGTGCTGGGAAAAAATGATGGATGGGAAAATTGTAACGAAAGGTTGTAATGGAATAAAGGTCAATGACAAAAAGGTTGTAAAGGAAAGAAGttacattttgattttcaaatatGATAACCAAActtccttgaattttttttacttccaaccatttattttatatggaaTATTTACAAATAATCAGGGGTTAaatgggtaaaaaaaaataggctacaccaaaatTATGTTTCGCCTTTATTAATATAAGTAGAGATAATTATTGACTTGCAGTTATTAATCAAATATTTAGTATATACTAGCtatattatgattattttgaCGTGCAATAATTAATAGTTACTATGAGTGATATTCATAAACTATCACCTTGGTAGCAATTTCCAATGATACAGAGGAAAAGAAAAATCGAAAGCTGTCTATGAAATTAAGTGTTATTTACATCACTTTCCTTCatgttatttatttcaattcacgatttgtgtttctttatttttgtgttttatgcGATGTTGTGTTGTGTTCTTAAATTTATAAGacatttaaatttgaaataacaaTATATAGCTAGATTGACGAAAAAAGATTCATTACAGCATGTGATTTGATGATTTGCCACAATTTATTCTTTCATGTGTTATCATGtcttaaattgtttatttacaAATAATGTGCAATTGTTGAGATGATTCAACTTATTGATATCTCTTGATTTAAATACATTCAGTGCATGTTTTACTCTTGTCAACAAATGTTGGTCATGTAGCAATAAAACAATTGTTAGAACCTTTGAAGAAGAACCCGAATGATGAATatgtagtttattttttatgataactaTTGTATATTGCGTGTGTAAAGTGTTTGGGAGTTTTTGGACTTTCACTGAAAATTCACATAAACTTGATTTTACAATTTGAGCAAACAACTACTACATTATTGTGATGTTTTCTTGAGTTGGTGTATAATTGAGAATTGTAAGGTTTACATTACTTACTTCAAAATAGAATAACTATTGTTTAATTGTCGGAATAAATTACGCTTAGATTATTGAAATGGAATCTCATTGGAAATGCATTCAATGTCCATTGATTATACCAACACTAAACACTCATTTGGTTGATGAGATTCTATTAAATTAAGGGTCTGTTTGTTTTTACTGATGGAGGGAGGAAAGATTGCGAATGGAGAGAAAGAAAGTGGAAAGAAGAGGTTTCCATAGTTTGGAACACCATGGAAAGGCATAGGAAAGAAGAATCTTTGGTGGGGCCTACACAAAAATTGCTTCCACACTGGTTTGAGAAGAAAGTGGAGAAGAAACTATTTTTAAGATGAAAAGTCACAAATACCCTTACTTTATTACCTTTATAATGTTCAtcagtttttttaaatttccagTGCTTGTTTAGGTGAGTGGTGGTATAGTAATATTCTTATGCGGTCACCGCAAGAGAAGAAGTATCAAGATTCAAGAACAAagtacaaaaaattataaaaattataatgtaaaACTTTATTCTTTGCACGGCATGATACTACACCTTTAGTTTATTacctttaataattatttgttaCCATTCCTATGTTCTTAttttttgcattattttttatttggtacaTTTTTTTGGGTATAACATTAAAGagttttgttaacgagtgcccccgggCACTTTTTAAGGATTCTTAAAGAA belongs to Medicago truncatula cultivar Jemalong A17 chromosome 6, MtrunA17r5.0-ANR, whole genome shotgun sequence and includes:
- the LOC112422733 gene encoding zinc finger BED domain-containing protein RICESLEEPER 2-like; this translates as MGKKILKKQLESVSKISLTTDMWKSSHQVVEYMVITGHFIDAGWNLHKRVLSFVKVHAPRRGIDVADAIHKCLKTWGIESKIFTVSVDNVAYNDLCLKYLRDNISLSRKLILNGDLFHVRCCAHILNLLVQDGLSKIKDIIFNIRESVKYVNHNDARLKNLCDVVEQKGLKERKLVIDCPTRWNSTFNMLSTALKFKIVFSTYKEREPHYDHAPLFEEWDKVEKVCKLLEVFNSATHVISGSEYPTANLYLPEVWTVKQVLDMADEDEDLFMREMAKPMKKKFDKYWGSVIC
- the LOC112422900 gene encoding zinc finger BED domain-containing protein RICESLEEPER 1-like; this encodes MPAVNLDCDNPSSSQTNVKNATGIDDLLQTIREQEAISPTKSELQDYLDQGHVVPNSESFSALDWWRKNNMKYTILSKLAVDILAIPISIVASESTFSAGGRVIDEFRSRLNEESVEALICGGDWFRHKYGVKNKSKVDKDEIQINLKI